In Schizosaccharomyces osmophilus chromosome 1, complete sequence, the genomic window GTCCTGTCTCGATAACGCAGTAAGTCAAAATCAGTATTACAGATTATACCTAGTATGGCGAATTCCATCATTACatattttggattttgagCGCGTCCGGGAAAACGAGCGATCTCGATCTCAGGAGATGTTTGGTACTATTGACCGTCCTACGGAAATAGCTGCATCCATTATGGGAGTTAAAAGCCGTGTATTCGACTTGGGAACTCTCGTACAGTCAACAAATACAGATACGAATGCTACTGTTTCCACCGGCTATGCATTAACTCCTgaagagaaagaacaaattaaagaagcaattaaaaatgcttcttcaattgcTGAAATTAATCGATTAGAGGCTATGCTTTTAGAAGGTAAAATACCAAAGTAGGCTCATAAGACTTGTTTGGCAATATAATTCTTGGTATGTCTTTACGCAAATTCTGAATAAAATTTCTTGGGATGCAAATAAATGCTTGGAGGATTGTTGTTAATTGTCGTATACTCAGTCACTTCAAGAAACTGTAAAACTTGTGAAATTTCTGGAGTAGTGACTCAGTAAATAACATCCGTAACAGAAAGATTAGGCTATTCAGGTTAGTACGAATATAATAGCAATCCAAGCTCTCACTCACTGTCCAAGTATTCCGCTGTAACCAGTAGTTCTAGGACCATTTCTGGAGGAATGTCAAATTTAGGAACATCCTGCCGGTTTTTATAGCGATAATTGTAGTGCAAATACTCGCAGACCTTCTCTAAAAGTGAACCTCTATTGTTCATTTCTGTTAGATAGATCACCAAAGACTTAATAATAATTCGTACCTAATGTCAGGAAATGTACACTCGTTGCTTTGAGCCTCAGCAAATACGCCTAAACATATTTGTTAATCACCTCCATCAGATGAAATAGTATCCTTGCCTTCATTTAAAATGGCTTTTATGGTTCCAGATATGCAAGCAATGTCTTTTCTTAAAATAAACTCAAAACCATCACTGGAAATTAATTTGACATACTCTTCCGacatatttcttttggttgGGTTTTAAAAGTGAATGAATTCTCGTTTCTTTACacttttcgtaaaagtTGCTAGGTCTACAGTTAACAAGTTCAATTTGCATTATTAGTAAAAAACTATATTTCACTTATATTAGATTccaattgttttattgattAAATGATTTATGATAATGTAACAAAACTCGATCCAACAAACATGTTTTAAACAAAGATGTTATTATTTGGATATCTCTAGCCAAATGCCTTAAGCATATTacgaaaaaattattttgtACTTTTATTATGTTTTGGTAATTACTTACATGGTTTAGGTCATAAGGGTtgattgtttgttttgattatttgttttgtttactcgTTACATACAAGTGACTGAGTGTTGTATTCAAAATAGAACCAATTCCTTGTCAATTAGTTTTTACGAATTAACCATTATAATCcacaaaattttttatagcTCCGCCCTGTAAAATTCATATGAATCAGCAAGCAAGGAGTAATACCCCAATGGATAATTTCTCTCAGTCAGCAGCTGAAACTGATGAGGATCCCAGTTTTCTTCGAAAAACATTTCAGCATCTCAAACAGCTCTGTATGGCTTGTTCCACGGGCTCTGAATATATTGATAGTGACTCTGAATACATATACAATCAAGAAATGCCCAATGAGCATAACGAATTGGGTTTCGAATCGTCCAATGTTTACAATGACTCTCTGACATCAAACAGCTTCAATACTTCAGTGGAGGCACTGAGTCTTGATTACTCGCTCAGCATGCCGCATGCAGACACGCTTTTAAGATTGAGCAATCTACCTACAACGCAACAATTTGCAGAGGAGAAAGGTTCTATTACtcagaaaaaagaagaaacaagaagaatcaaagtTCCATTCGAGAAAGGATTCTTCAGTATTCTGTACGGCACATCACGCACTCCTTTTCTGCATGCACAGTATGcagatttttttatgtcAGAATCCCAAGCTCCTATATCAATTGAGATTGATAacgaaaatgcaaaaaagaGTATGAGACTAGCCGAGAAAAACTTTCCAGAGGCTTTCGAGCaatttatcaaaattttAAATGGTCCTAATGTGCCTTTGTCTGTTCTGCTTCATCACGTTATGCTCTATGACCTATACTCTCCTAGGCTTAAGGACGCAATATGGGAGACTATTAAAAATTACCtccaaaagatgaaaggCAGCTATGGATATACGGACTTGCATGTCGAAGCCGCACGATACAAACTTACACACCCAAGGTTTATCATGATCCATCCGGATGAAATCTTCTCCGTTTATAACAATCCTGACTGGGTTTGTGTTTCCAACGAGCATCTTCACTGTAATATACACATCCAACCTATCGTCAGCAACGCCATGAAAAGTAGAGATGACCGCATAAGAGAAGTGGCTTCAAACTGTCAAACTCCCATTGAATATGCATGGTTAGCGCTAGGACTCGCGTTGCGAAAGAAGGCCTCTATATTCCCAATTCATGCCTATTTGAATTGTAAAATCAAGCTTTACGATGAGTCCATTCCTCCTTCTTTGTTGTATTATtcgaaagaagatgaaaacataaacaCTTCAAACATTGAGGAAATTATTAATTACATGTATGAAATCTTTAATGCAGAAGCTGCTCTTTGTGGTACTTCGTGCAAGAATAGGGACAACATCAATGTTTCAAAAACGGAAGTCTCTTATCTTGATATTAACAACATCAAACgaggaaaagaagctaAAACCATGAATCCATTTGAGCCGGAAAACGTCACTCCCGGTAGTTGTTAGGAGAGCATCTTTTCAACCGTTATACCACCGGGTTATTCATTCACAAGGCATTTGATTTCTTCGCTAACTGATGCGTTACTTTGTAAGCTCATACCCGCTGCTTTTTGAGCAATGTTTATCGCGTCGTCCATTCCCTTATTTCGAGATATTAATGCAGTCAGAACTCCAACAAATGTATCTCCTGTACC contains:
- the elc1 gene encoding elongin C Elc1; amino-acid sequence: MSEEYVKLISSDGFEFILRKDIACISGTIKAILNEGVFAEAQSNECTFPDIRGSLLEKVCEYLHYNYRYKNRQDVPKFDIPPEMVLELLVTAEYLDSE
- the mug131 gene encoding UPF0300 family protein 4, with product MNQQARSNTPMDNFSQSAAETDEDPSFLRKTFQHLKQLCMACSTGSEYIDSDSEYIYNQEMPNEHNELGFESSNVYNDSLTSNSFNTSVEALSLDYSLSMPHADTLLRLSNLPTTQQFAEEKGSITQKKEETRRIKVPFEKGFFSILYGTSRTPFLHAQYADFFMSESQAPISIEIDNENAKKSMRLAEKNFPEAFEQFIKILNGPNVPLSVLLHHVMLYDLYSPRLKDAIWETIKNYLQKMKGSYGYTDLHVEAARYKLTHPRFIMIHPDEIFSVYNNPDWVCVSNEHLHCNIHIQPIVSNAMKSRDDRIREVASNCQTPIEYAWLALGLALRKKASIFPIHAYLNCKIKLYDESIPPSLLYYSKEDENINTSNIEEIINYMYEIFNAEAALCGTSCKNRDNINVSKTEVSYLDINNIKRGKEAKTMNPFEPENVTPGSC